A window of Chaetodon auriga isolate fChaAug3 chromosome 2, fChaAug3.hap1, whole genome shotgun sequence contains these coding sequences:
- the uqcc1 gene encoding ubiquinol-cytochrome c reductase complex assembly factor 1 — MYRRPLQSAVRNVFNATASRGARAKVLDQEACFARALAACQLARVSSPSLTPCRTVHVSSQLCSVKETPQHTEEEVGAFTKLIEAMGFTGPLKYNKWKIKIAALRMYTCCVERVNYDDFFEKCSLPDTLNSWFLVAQLHVWMCLVRMRQEGRTGKYMCRYIVHSMWEDVEQRSKIMGVDASHRKEAMKVMTETFYAALFGYDEGILSDDCVLAAALWRNLFNRECEDPQQLELMVEYVRKQMQYIDALNGEDLLLTGEVKWRPLVEENAQSILKVATPTYNDAGL; from the exons ATGTACCGGCGGCCGCTGCAGTCCGCCGTCAGAAACGTTTTTAACGCGACAGCGTCCAGAGGCGCCCGCGCGAAG GTTTTGGATCAAGAAGCCTGTTTTGCCAGAGCTTTAGCAGCTTGCCAACTGGCCAGAGTGTCCTCTCCCAGTTTAACGCCATGTCGAACAGTGCACGTGAGCTCACAG CTGTGCAGCGTGAAGGAGACGCCCCAGCACACGGAGGAGGAAGTCGGGGCCTTCACGAAGCTCATTGAGGCCATGGGCTTCACTGGACCTCTCAAGTACAACAAATGG AAAATCAAGATTGCTGCCTTGCGCATGTACACGTGCTGCGTAGAGAGAGTCAACTACGACGATTTCTTTGAAA AGTGCTCCCTCCCTGACACACTCAACTCTTGGTTCTTGGTAGCGCAGCTGCATGTGTG GATGTGTTTGGTCCGGATGCGTCAGGAGGGTCGAACAGGAAAGTACATGTGCCGTTACATCGTCCACTCCATGTGGGAGGAtgtggagcagaggagcaaaATCATGGGG gttgATGCCAGCCATAGAAAGGAGGCCATGAAAGTGATGACGGAGACGTTCTACGCAGCCTTGTTTGGATATGATGAG ggaaTCCTGTCTGATGACTGCgtgctggctgcagctctgtggaggaACCTGTTCAACCGAGAGTGTGAAGACCCCCAGCAGCTCGAGCTCATGGTGGAGTACGTACGCAAACAG ATGCAGTACATCGACGCTCTGAACGGGGAGGACCTGCTGCTGACAGGGGAGGTGAAGTGGCGCCCTCTGGTGGAGGAGAACGCACAGAGCATCCTGAAGGTGGCCACGCCCACGTACAACGACGCCGGACTGTGA